The nucleotide sequence TGCTTGCGGATCGTGCCCGCCACCTGCCCGTAGCTGACGCCGTAGGACACGAGCACGCCGCCGCACACGCGCGCGATCTCGATGCCGACCGACGCCGGGACGAGGAAGTCGAGCCGATCCTCGGGCGCGGCCGCCGCCATCGCCGCCGGGAGGTCGCCCGTGCCCGCCATGCCGAGCCCGGCGGCGAGCTTCCGGATGTACGGGTAGGGCAGCGCGTCGCCGTGCTCCATCGCCTCGACGTGGGGCCCGAGCTCCGTCTCGACGATGCGGCGGATGGTGTCGCGCACCATGCGCTGCGTGTCGGTCAGCTGCGGGTAGCAGTCAGGCATGAGATCCTCCGAAGGCGCGGGCGTGCTCGGCGGCCCAGGCGTAGTCCGGCTTCCCGCTCGGGCTGCGCACGATCTCGGGCGCATCGAGGACGGCGCGCGGGATCTTGTAGTCGGCGAGGTGGGGCGCGCAGTGCGCGCGCAGATCGGCGATGGTCGGCAGGGCCGCTCCGGGGCGGAGCGAGACGACGGCGGTCACTTGCTGCCCCCAGCGCGGGCTCGGCGTGCCGACGACCAGCACGTCGTACACGGCGGGGTGGCTCTTCACCACGCGCTCTACCTCCTCGGCGTAGACCTTCTCGCCGCCCGTGTTGATGCACATCGACTCGCGCCCGAGGAAGACGAGGCGCCCGTCGTCGGCGAAGCGCGCCCGGTCGCCGTCGAGGCAGTAGCGGACGCCGTCGATCACCGGAAAGGTGGCGCGCGTGCGCTCGGGGTCGCCGAGGTAGCCGAGCGGGAGGTGGCCCTTGGTCGCGAGCCACCCGACCTCGGCCGTCCCGGGCGCGAGAAAGCGCCGGCTGTCGTCGGACAGCACGACGGAGTTGTCGCGCAGTTGATACGCCGACTGCCCGCCCGGCCCCGCCGCGGCGTCCCAGCTCATCGCCTGCAGGCCCGCCTCGGTCGCGCCGACGCTCTCGATGAACATCGCTCCCTCGGGCAGGAGCGCCGCGAGCTCGCGCTTGATGCCGGCGGAGAACACCGCCGCCGTGCTGCCGATCACGCGCACCGACGACACGTCGTAGCGCCCCTCGCGCAGCGCCTCGAGCATCGGGCGGGCGAAGGCGTCGCCGACGATCGTCATCTGGTCGACGCGGTGGCGCTCGACCGCGCGCCAGAGCACGTGCGCGTCGAGCCGGCGGGTCTCGTCGGGGAGGATCACCGTGCCGCCGCGGTGGAAGGTGTTGAAGGCGGCCCACTGGCCGGCGCCGTGCATGAAGGGCGGCGCGACGAGGAAGCGCCCGCCGAGTCCGGAGCTGAGGTGAGCGAGGAGCTTCTCCTCCGTGTCGAGGCGCTCGAAGCCCGGGATGTGGCCGCCGAGGCCGTTGAAGTAGACGTCCTCGTGGCG is from Deltaproteobacteria bacterium and encodes:
- a CDS encoding acyl-CoA synthetase, which codes for MATARPATRPTIPTLTSSCRPTSSCATRAASRTDVLYNLVSIQEFLARHLGDREAIVWRDRVLTYADVARRSRRVGRALRRLGLGCRRERADLQPWESGQDHVAILAYNCPEWIELMYGAWKARAAFLNVNYRYKAEEMVHLLGTGEARAIVYHAAFAPLVAEVRRDLPLLRHLIQLPDDSGNALLPGAIDFEAWLAAESDEPLDLLYTPDDLYIIFTGGTTGMPKGVLWRHEDVYFNGLGGHIPGFERLDTEEKLLAHLSSGLGGRFLVAPPFMHGAGQWAAFNTFHRGGTVILPDETRRLDAHVLWRAVERHRVDQMTIVGDAFARPMLEALREGRYDVSSVRVIGSTAAVFSAGIKRELAALLPEGAMFIESVGATEAGLQAMSWDAAAGPGGQSAYQLRDNSVVLSDDSRRFLAPGTAEVGWLATKGHLPLGYLGDPERTRATFPVIDGVRYCLDGDRARFADDGRLVFLGRESMCINTGGEKVYAEEVERVVKSHPAVYDVLVVGTPSPRWGQQVTAVVSLRPGAALPTIADLRAHCAPHLADYKIPRAVLDAPEIVRSPSGKPDYAWAAEHARAFGGSHA
- a CDS encoding acyl-CoA dehydrogenase family protein — its product is MRPRSCAARAGSRTTPGPPSTPAPSEDLMPDCYPQLTDTQRMVRDTIRRIVETELGPHVEAMEHGDALPYPYIRKLAAGLGMAGTGDLPAAMAAAAPEDRLDFLVPASVGIEIARVCGGVLVSYGVSYGQVAGTIRK